In Porphyromonas cangingivalis, a genomic segment contains:
- a CDS encoding SulP family inorganic anion transporter, whose amino-acid sequence MIKNLPIPQLFKDLKHYNKETFFKDLTAGIIVGIVALPLAIAFGIASGVSPTEGLITAIIGGFIVSFLGGSKVQIGGPTGAFIVIVYGIIAQHGIDGLAISTLMAGLMLLLMGFLRLGTVIRFIPYPIIVGFTSGIAVTIFTTQVKDILGLTIDKIPGDFLGKWEAYFAHLDTWQPLSLVFAVATVLIIVLPPKLSKKIPGSLIALILLTVVSYFLGQYTDISTPDTIGDHFTFTSALPEFRLPVISIERLQALLPSAFTIAMLGAIESLLSASVADGVIGAKHDSNTELIAQGVSNVVVPFFGGIPVTGAIARTMTNINNGGRTPVAGIVHTIVLLLILLFLSPLTAYIPLAALAGVLVIVSYNMSGWRSFVAFFKGPKSDVAVLLVTFILTVLIDLTVAIEIGMLLAILLFMRRVMQVSNISKHETDFDPAGGAETLTRETLRLPEGVEVYEIDGPFFFGIANKFDETMRTIATKPKVRIIRMRKVPFIDSTGLHNLSIMADHHKGKGIVMILSGVRDNVRLVIEDSGLLEKLDRENICSDIFEALERAKALSHS is encoded by the coding sequence ATGATTAAAAATTTGCCCATCCCACAGCTTTTCAAGGATTTGAAGCACTACAACAAGGAGACATTCTTCAAGGATCTCACTGCAGGCATCATCGTCGGTATCGTCGCCCTGCCGCTGGCCATCGCCTTCGGTATAGCCAGTGGTGTATCGCCTACGGAAGGTCTGATCACAGCCATCATCGGTGGCTTCATCGTCTCTTTCCTCGGTGGTAGCAAAGTGCAGATCGGAGGCCCTACCGGAGCATTCATCGTCATCGTCTACGGTATCATCGCTCAGCATGGTATCGACGGGCTTGCGATCTCGACGCTCATGGCAGGCTTGATGCTGTTGCTGATGGGATTTTTGCGTCTCGGGACGGTCATCCGCTTCATACCTTATCCCATCATCGTGGGATTCACTTCGGGTATTGCAGTGACGATATTCACGACTCAAGTCAAGGACATCCTCGGACTGACGATAGATAAGATCCCCGGAGACTTCCTCGGCAAGTGGGAAGCCTACTTCGCACACCTCGACACGTGGCAACCTCTTTCGCTCGTCTTTGCGGTAGCGACGGTGCTCATCATCGTCCTGCCCCCGAAGCTTTCGAAGAAGATCCCCGGGTCGCTCATCGCTCTGATCCTCCTCACCGTCGTGAGCTACTTCTTGGGGCAGTACACGGACATCTCCACCCCCGACACCATCGGTGATCACTTCACGTTCACGAGTGCACTGCCGGAGTTTCGTCTCCCGGTCATCTCCATCGAACGCTTGCAGGCACTCCTCCCGAGTGCGTTCACCATCGCCATGCTCGGTGCCATCGAGAGTCTCCTCAGTGCTTCGGTGGCGGATGGGGTCATCGGTGCCAAGCATGACTCGAATACCGAACTGATCGCTCAAGGGGTGTCCAACGTGGTTGTGCCATTTTTCGGTGGCATCCCCGTGACCGGAGCCATTGCTCGCACGATGACCAACATCAACAACGGCGGACGTACCCCGGTCGCAGGCATTGTCCACACCATCGTCCTACTGCTCATCCTCCTCTTCCTCTCACCACTGACGGCATACATCCCACTGGCTGCACTTGCCGGAGTGCTGGTGATCGTGTCGTACAACATGAGCGGTTGGCGTTCGTTCGTAGCCTTCTTCAAAGGGCCCAAGAGTGATGTCGCAGTCCTCCTCGTGACCTTCATCCTCACCGTCCTCATCGACCTCACCGTCGCCATAGAGATAGGTATGCTCTTGGCCATCCTCCTATTCATGCGCCGCGTGATGCAGGTGTCCAACATCAGCAAGCACGAGACCGACTTCGACCCTGCCGGAGGAGCTGAGACCCTCACCCGTGAGACCCTCCGCCTACCCGAGGGCGTGGAAGTTTACGAGATCGACGGACCGTTTTTCTTCGGTATTGCGAACAAGTTTGACGAGACCATGAGGACGATAGCCACCAAGCCCAAGGTGCGTATCATACGTATGCGCAAGGTGCCGTTTATCGACAGTACAGGGCTCCACAACCTCAGCATCATGGCAGACCACCACAAGGGCAAAGGTATAGTGATGATCCTCAGCGGTGTGCGTGACAATGTAAGACTTGTCATAGAAGACTCGGGATTGCTCGAAAAACTGGACAGAGAGAACATCTGCTCGGACATCTTCGAAGCTCTCGAACGTGCAAAAGCACTCTCTCACTCATAA
- a CDS encoding HXXEE domain-containing protein has protein sequence MDHLVFLMAVLPVVFMAHDFEEIIMLESWLRDHRTELRSRYPRFEQFVARQGLFGCSTSAFAVGVLHEFVWLSTFSLCGVYFGLYGLWFAAFTAYSVHLLIHMGQWLIHRGYIPCIITTVLTLPYCIHTFVVFGQKDLLPPGEMLSWGMGGILVMLATFPMAFFLMRKFAQWERKI, from the coding sequence ATGGATCATTTGGTATTTTTGATGGCAGTACTGCCGGTAGTATTTATGGCGCATGACTTCGAAGAGATCATCATGCTTGAGAGCTGGCTGCGTGATCATCGTACGGAGCTGAGATCACGCTACCCACGTTTCGAGCAGTTTGTCGCACGGCAAGGGCTTTTCGGATGCTCGACTTCGGCCTTTGCAGTAGGGGTCTTGCACGAGTTTGTCTGGCTCTCTACCTTCTCTCTTTGTGGCGTGTACTTCGGGCTGTATGGGCTGTGGTTTGCCGCCTTCACAGCTTACTCCGTGCACCTCCTCATACACATGGGGCAGTGGCTGATCCACCGTGGTTATATCCCTTGCATCATCACGACCGTACTGACATTACCCTACTGCATCCATACGTTTGTGGTATTCGGGCAAAAAGACCTTCTGCCCCCGGGCGAAATGCTTTCGTGGGGCATGGGAGGTATATTGGTGATGCTTGCGACCTTCCCGATGGCATTTTTCTTGATGCGCAAATTTGCTCAGTGGGAGAGGAAGATATGA
- a CDS encoding DUF1858 domain-containing protein: MDADKIPQEDLSTPTSDGLDLTDTITGETRLADLLRSYPWLRDKLQSINPAFKMLTTPFARLMIPKVSVAMMSERSGTDLEELITKLGQLIAEHERAK; encoded by the coding sequence ATGGATGCAGATAAAATCCCCCAAGAAGACCTCTCGACCCCGACATCGGACGGCCTCGATCTCACGGACACGATCACGGGAGAGACCAGGCTGGCAGACTTGCTGAGGTCGTACCCATGGCTCAGGGATAAGCTCCAAAGCATCAACCCTGCGTTCAAGATGCTCACGACACCGTTTGCCCGACTGATGATCCCCAAGGTCTCCGTGGCCATGATGTCCGAACGCTCCGGCACAGACCTCGAAGAGCTCATCACAAAGCTTGGACAACTCATCGCAGAGCACGAGCGGGCAAAATAG
- a CDS encoding cupin domain-containing protein produces MLGKELSAFGRLLDTPELMLVHIELDTDKTVPAHDHRGQEVFFTVVRGQVEVTLDGQEKHLLIPGKVLHFPGEASISARAIEPSEFFVYLINRR; encoded by the coding sequence ATGTTAGGAAAAGAACTCTCAGCTTTCGGCCGCCTTCTCGACACGCCTGAACTCATGCTTGTACACATCGAACTCGATACAGACAAGACCGTCCCCGCACACGACCACAGAGGTCAAGAAGTCTTCTTCACCGTCGTTCGTGGACAGGTCGAAGTGACCCTCGATGGTCAGGAGAAGCACCTCCTCATCCCGGGCAAAGTACTGCACTTCCCGGGAGAAGCGAGCATCAGTGCAAGAGCCATCGAGCCAAGCGAATTTTTCGTTTATCTCATCAACAGACGATAA
- a CDS encoding serpin family protein translates to MKRHLIYLVGLVVMLLAACKENKSHIPQHPSGPLPADQVTVLSQVDLPELGAEPPVIPNAEELPISSEEKALVEGSNDFAYRLFAQQARRMRGKNLIISPLSWDYALAMVSVGADDDVLADILKTMGWDKEQRSHIPAYHKHLTRHMETSSAYQRIFVSNSLWIDDNSAREVKPEYPKVLKEYFDAGMSVLDLSKIEAVGHINNWVERKTYGKIKDLLSPGIATDQLAFILVNALYFKSPWEAPFDSRMTVDGTFVNAEGKEQSVKMMRAVMTETFVDLPDVQILRIPTEGRAFFVDIILPKDKTAPLTSDFLTKYAPHEVFKKYSRQLNVSVHLPKFKFTTDQLFLMERVRPKDAEELGLLSMLRPNALINMMDNPELRIDKIVQKCMVGWDESGVEAAAATAVIGIKTSPTTPDFEFKVDHPFFFAITHAGSDKLMFVGQVNKI, encoded by the coding sequence ATGAAAAGACATTTGATTTACCTTGTCGGACTTGTCGTGATGCTCCTCGCTGCTTGCAAGGAGAACAAGTCCCACATTCCCCAACACCCGAGTGGCCCTCTGCCTGCAGATCAGGTGACGGTCCTCTCGCAGGTCGATCTACCTGAATTGGGAGCGGAGCCACCGGTCATCCCCAATGCCGAAGAGCTCCCCATATCCTCTGAGGAGAAGGCTCTTGTCGAAGGTAGCAATGACTTTGCTTACAGACTCTTCGCTCAACAAGCGCGGAGAATGAGGGGCAAAAATCTGATCATCTCTCCGCTGTCTTGGGACTACGCTCTTGCGATGGTCTCTGTCGGTGCAGATGACGACGTCCTTGCCGATATCCTCAAAACCATGGGATGGGATAAGGAGCAGAGATCTCACATCCCCGCCTATCATAAGCACTTGACAAGGCACATGGAGACCTCAAGTGCTTATCAGAGGATCTTCGTCTCCAACTCTCTTTGGATCGATGACAACAGTGCTCGCGAAGTCAAGCCTGAATACCCAAAGGTCTTGAAGGAATACTTCGATGCGGGTATGAGTGTCCTTGACCTCTCGAAGATTGAGGCCGTCGGGCACATCAACAACTGGGTGGAGCGTAAGACTTACGGCAAGATCAAAGATCTGCTCTCTCCCGGTATCGCCACCGATCAGCTTGCGTTTATCCTTGTCAATGCGCTCTATTTCAAGAGCCCGTGGGAGGCTCCATTTGACTCTCGCATGACCGTGGATGGGACGTTCGTCAACGCAGAAGGCAAAGAGCAGAGCGTGAAGATGATGAGGGCAGTGATGACCGAGACCTTTGTCGATCTGCCTGATGTGCAGATCTTGAGGATACCGACAGAGGGCCGTGCTTTCTTTGTGGACATCATCCTTCCGAAGGATAAGACTGCACCTCTGACCTCTGACTTCTTGACCAAGTATGCACCTCATGAGGTGTTTAAGAAGTATTCTCGCCAACTCAATGTGTCTGTCCACCTGCCAAAGTTCAAATTCACGACAGACCAGCTTTTCCTCATGGAGAGAGTCAGACCGAAAGATGCCGAAGAGCTCGGCTTGCTCTCCATGCTTCGTCCCAATGCTTTGATCAACATGATGGACAACCCTGAGCTCCGGATCGACAAGATCGTGCAGAAGTGTATGGTGGGATGGGATGAGTCCGGTGTCGAAGCTGCGGCAGCCACTGCCGTCATCGGTATAAAGACATCTCCAACAACGCCCGACTTCGAGTTCAAGGTGGATCATCCTTTCTTCTTCGCCATCACTCATGCCGGTAGTGACAAGTTGATGTTCGTCGGTCAGGTCAATAAGATCTAA
- a CDS encoding glycosyltransferase family 2 protein yields the protein MQGEKPTISVITVCYNAAKELEKTIASVRCQTYPHLQYIVVDGESTDATPQLLERHKADIDIILSEPDRGIYDAMNKGIDLATGDYLCFMNAGDVFHREDTLQRVFDQIGSDRPGVIFGDTDIVDESGKFIRRRRLSPPEVLTAGSFRKGMLVCHQSFYARRDLAPHYDLSYRLSADVDWCIKILRRSTHNHNTHLTLTDYLSEGATTKHHRASLMERFAIMRKHYGLISTVWSHLYFVMRAIFVK from the coding sequence ATGCAAGGAGAAAAGCCGACGATATCCGTAATTACGGTTTGTTACAACGCTGCCAAAGAGCTGGAGAAGACCATCGCCTCGGTCAGATGTCAGACCTATCCTCATCTCCAATACATTGTCGTGGACGGAGAGTCGACGGATGCGACCCCACAACTCTTGGAGCGACACAAGGCAGACATAGACATCATCCTCAGCGAGCCCGACCGTGGCATCTACGATGCGATGAACAAAGGCATCGACCTCGCCACCGGAGACTACCTCTGCTTCATGAATGCCGGTGATGTCTTTCACCGTGAGGACACTCTCCAAAGGGTCTTTGACCAAATAGGCAGTGATCGTCCCGGGGTGATATTCGGAGATACAGACATCGTCGATGAGTCGGGGAAGTTTATCCGAAGACGTCGCTTGTCCCCACCGGAAGTCCTCACCGCAGGTAGTTTCCGAAAGGGGATGCTTGTCTGTCACCAGTCATTCTACGCCCGCAGAGACCTTGCTCCTCACTACGACCTCTCCTATCGTCTGTCGGCAGATGTGGACTGGTGCATCAAGATCCTCCGTCGATCCACTCACAATCACAACACCCACCTTACGCTCACCGACTACCTGTCCGAAGGTGCGACGACCAAGCACCACCGTGCCTCATTGATGGAGCGTTTCGCGATCATGCGCAAGCACTATGGGCTCATCTCCACAGTGTGGAGTCACCTCTACTTTGTCATGAGAGCCATCTTTGTGAAGTAA
- a CDS encoding DEAD/DEAH box helicase, protein MKTFEALGISAPLCEAIKEMGFESPMPVQEAVIPHLLGGGIDIIALAQTGTGKTAAFGLPILQNIDTSKRYPQALILSPTRELCVQIAKDLANYSKYLDDLNVVAVYGGASIELQMKQISKGVQIVVATPGRLLDLVRRGALDLSKISDVVLDEADEMLNMGFSESIDEILKEIPQERHMLLFSATMPEEIARITRQYMHDPKEIVVGERNVTNKNIRHLYYMVSAKDRYLALKRIADYYPSIYGIIFCRTRRDTQEIADKLIQDGYNADALHGDLSQQQRDYVMQKFRVRNLQLLVATDVAARGLDVDNLTHVIQFGLPDDPESYTHRSGRTARAGKSGISISICHSREKGRLRDIAKLTGVEFERAHIPSGKEICEKQLYNFIDGLENTIPDDERIAPYINGVMNRLSWLDNEQLIRRVVYMELERLIKYYEDAEEIQEVSEKKERAVEREHKTREERRRGVAQKGFERLTINFGKRDKVYPNTLIDIINRCLGSFVEIGKIDIYESRAYFEVKKEDAFTVIDEMNSYDLGGRRIKVEIAKPEADRKESRGEYNRGKRDGKRKENRQFTSGFRREGKRKR, encoded by the coding sequence TTGAAAACATTTGAAGCATTGGGCATCTCTGCCCCTTTATGCGAAGCTATCAAAGAGATGGGCTTCGAGTCTCCCATGCCCGTGCAGGAGGCTGTCATACCTCATCTGCTCGGTGGAGGTATAGATATCATCGCACTTGCACAGACCGGTACAGGTAAGACTGCGGCTTTCGGGCTTCCCATCCTACAAAATATAGACACCTCCAAGCGTTATCCACAAGCGCTCATCCTATCTCCCACCCGTGAGCTCTGCGTGCAGATCGCCAAAGATCTCGCGAACTACAGCAAGTACCTCGATGACCTCAATGTCGTCGCTGTCTATGGTGGTGCATCCATAGAACTGCAGATGAAGCAGATCTCCAAGGGGGTACAGATTGTCGTTGCGACCCCCGGACGTCTCCTTGACCTTGTCCGTCGTGGAGCTCTCGATCTCTCGAAGATATCGGATGTTGTCCTTGACGAGGCAGACGAGATGCTCAACATGGGTTTCTCCGAGAGCATCGATGAGATCCTCAAAGAGATCCCCCAAGAGCGACACATGCTCCTCTTCAGTGCCACCATGCCCGAAGAGATCGCTCGCATCACCCGTCAATACATGCACGACCCCAAAGAGATTGTGGTGGGCGAACGCAATGTCACAAACAAGAACATCCGCCACCTCTACTATATGGTCTCGGCCAAGGACAGATACCTTGCCCTCAAGCGCATAGCAGACTACTACCCAAGCATATACGGTATCATCTTCTGCCGTACCAGACGAGACACGCAGGAGATAGCGGACAAGCTCATACAAGATGGCTACAATGCGGATGCGTTGCATGGTGACTTGTCTCAGCAGCAACGTGACTACGTGATGCAGAAGTTCCGCGTGCGCAATCTCCAGCTCCTCGTCGCCACAGACGTCGCTGCTCGCGGTCTGGACGTGGACAACCTCACGCACGTGATCCAGTTCGGGCTTCCCGATGACCCGGAGTCTTATACCCACCGCAGTGGCCGTACGGCTCGTGCCGGCAAGAGCGGTATCTCGATCTCTATCTGCCACTCTCGCGAGAAGGGTCGTCTTCGCGACATTGCGAAGCTGACAGGCGTCGAGTTTGAGAGGGCTCATATACCATCAGGCAAAGAGATATGCGAGAAGCAGTTGTACAACTTCATCGATGGACTCGAAAACACCATCCCGGACGATGAGCGTATCGCTCCGTACATCAATGGGGTGATGAATCGCCTCTCTTGGTTGGACAACGAGCAACTCATCCGTCGTGTCGTCTACATGGAGCTCGAACGCCTCATCAAGTACTACGAGGATGCGGAAGAGATCCAAGAGGTCAGCGAGAAGAAAGAACGAGCTGTCGAACGTGAACACAAGACACGAGAAGAGCGTCGTCGTGGAGTGGCACAGAAAGGCTTCGAGCGACTGACCATCAACTTCGGCAAACGTGACAAGGTCTACCCCAACACCCTCATCGACATCATCAACCGCTGTCTTGGCAGTTTTGTCGAGATCGGTAAGATCGACATCTATGAGTCTCGTGCTTACTTTGAGGTGAAGAAAGAAGATGCCTTCACCGTCATCGATGAGATGAACAGCTATGATCTCGGCGGTCGTCGCATCAAGGTCGAGATCGCGAAGCCCGAAGCCGATCGCAAAGAGAGCCGTGGCGAATACAATCGTGGCAAGCGAGATGGCAAACGGAAAGAAAATCGCCAGTTCACCTCCGGTTTCCGCCGTGAAGGCAAGCGCAAACGATAA
- a CDS encoding ribonuclease Z, with amino-acid sequence MTGSRPDLKSITGDGMYLQVLGCGSAKPTLTHHPSAQILRLREKLFLIDCGEGTQLQMLKYRASFAHLHRIFISHLHGDHCLGLPGLLNSMALLGTTHPVHIYGPKGIKRYVDMIIDLFCREDAERIIAHEIIPDGCKEIYSDKSVSVSAFRLDHRVPTIGYLFRETPLQRHLDRASADFYGVPMAYFGRIKQGEDFVQPDGTVIPNDRLTKAPRASYSYAYCSDTAYREEIIPHIEGVDLLYHETTFEASHTARAETTKHSTTHQAAQIAKLAGVGSLLIGHYSARYGSREDIERLRQECLSIFPQVIAGDEGLIIDFKSLSK; translated from the coding sequence ATGACAGGATCAAGACCGGACTTGAAGTCCATCACGGGGGACGGGATGTACCTCCAAGTACTTGGCTGTGGATCGGCCAAGCCGACATTGACCCACCACCCTTCGGCTCAGATATTGAGGCTCAGGGAGAAGCTCTTCCTCATTGATTGTGGAGAAGGGACGCAGTTGCAGATGCTCAAGTACAGGGCTTCGTTCGCACACCTGCACAGGATCTTCATATCCCACCTGCACGGAGATCACTGTCTGGGTCTACCGGGATTGCTCAACTCGATGGCACTCCTCGGCACCACCCATCCCGTACACATCTATGGTCCCAAAGGGATCAAGAGGTATGTCGACATGATCATCGACCTCTTCTGCCGTGAAGATGCCGAACGGATCATTGCTCACGAAATCATCCCTGATGGGTGCAAAGAGATATACTCGGACAAGTCCGTATCCGTATCTGCCTTCAGGCTGGATCACAGAGTGCCCACGATAGGCTACTTATTCAGAGAGACTCCACTTCAAAGACATCTTGACAGGGCTTCGGCAGACTTCTATGGTGTGCCGATGGCGTACTTCGGAAGGATCAAGCAGGGAGAGGACTTCGTTCAGCCTGATGGCACGGTCATCCCGAACGACCGTCTGACAAAGGCCCCAAGGGCTTCGTACAGCTATGCTTACTGTTCGGACACGGCATATAGGGAGGAGATCATCCCTCACATAGAGGGAGTAGATCTCCTCTATCACGAGACGACGTTCGAAGCCTCTCACACCGCACGTGCCGAAACTACGAAACACTCGACCACCCATCAGGCAGCTCAGATAGCAAAGTTGGCAGGGGTGGGATCACTATTGATCGGACACTACTCGGCTCGTTATGGTAGTCGTGAAGACATAGAACGGCTCAGACAAGAGTGTTTATCCATATTCCCCCAAGTCATCGCAGGTGACGAAGGGCTCATCATCGACTTCAAATCTCTCTCAAAATAG
- the pdxH gene encoding pyridoxamine 5'-phosphate oxidase has product MDIEIQNIRRDFTVGSLSRSDMPADPIVKVEEWLAEAIRLQVIEPTAIILATADAQGRPASRTLLLKEIHDGQFIFYTNYEGRKGKHIAENPHVCITFLWHQLERQIHIEGICRRVAPEVSDAYFAQRPYKSRVGARISPQSQPIPSRTFIMSEFVKESLKYTGRTVPRPDNWGGYAVEPSRIEFWQGRESRLHDRFLYQKQADGTWSLDRLAP; this is encoded by the coding sequence ATGGATATCGAAATACAGAATATACGAAGAGACTTCACCGTGGGCAGTCTCTCTCGCAGCGATATGCCTGCCGATCCTATCGTCAAAGTCGAAGAGTGGCTTGCCGAAGCCATCCGTCTCCAAGTCATTGAGCCTACGGCCATCATCTTGGCTACAGCCGATGCGCAGGGTCGCCCTGCTTCTCGCACGCTCTTGCTGAAGGAGATCCACGACGGACAATTTATCTTCTACACCAACTACGAAGGCCGTAAAGGTAAGCACATCGCCGAGAACCCTCACGTCTGCATCACCTTCCTCTGGCACCAACTTGAGCGTCAGATACACATCGAAGGTATTTGCCGTCGTGTCGCTCCCGAGGTGTCTGATGCCTACTTCGCCCAACGCCCCTACAAAAGCCGTGTCGGTGCAAGGATCTCGCCACAGAGCCAACCCATACCATCACGTACGTTCATCATGTCGGAGTTCGTCAAAGAGAGTCTCAAGTACACCGGCCGCACCGTACCCCGACCCGACAACTGGGGTGGATATGCCGTCGAACCGTCTCGCATAGAGTTTTGGCAAGGTCGCGAAAGCCGTCTGCACGATCGCTTCCTATACCAAAAGCAGGCCGACGGCACATGGTCATTGGACAGACTTGCTCCCTAA
- a CDS encoding TrkH family potassium uptake protein — protein MPQRIFDNPSFSRKFNYRYVAKMMGFLCTMQVPFLVIAILISLYYHDAGLRPLEITAGLMAVVGLLLLFIGRNAKDYNAGRREGMLSVAMSWFVVSLIGMLPYLLGDFVPTFADAFFETISGFTTTGGTILTDIEALPRSILFWRSVTQWVGGIGIVVFVVALVPIMGGSASLLYNSETTGVTHERFLPRVGMMAKWVSLIYVGLSMLCVLLLWAGPMGLYDAVCHATTCISTGGFSPRNASIAAYDSFYIQVITVIFMLCGATNFSLLYFALRGRGAKLFTDVEFRAFLAIIGVLTLIASLFLFFKGVKPTLFEAVWGAFYHIVSIITSTGYVLDDYNNWYPFFSFVMLFAMFVGGCAGSTSGGLKVARFIILGKNLRNEFHKRTHPNAMLPVRIDGHPIPGKVVHQVLAFFFAYLCLMMIGAVIVSMDGFTVEESISAALTSISNTGPGIGTFGPVNNFASLSSHSKILLSVIMVMGRLEIFTVLTIILPSFWRS, from the coding sequence ATGCCACAACGGATATTTGACAACCCTTCATTCTCAAGGAAGTTTAACTATCGCTACGTCGCCAAGATGATGGGCTTCTTGTGTACGATGCAAGTCCCGTTTTTGGTCATTGCCATCCTCATCTCGCTCTACTATCACGATGCAGGACTGCGACCGCTTGAGATCACCGCAGGACTGATGGCCGTGGTAGGACTGCTCCTTCTCTTCATCGGGCGCAATGCCAAAGACTACAATGCCGGACGGAGAGAGGGGATGTTGAGCGTGGCAATGAGTTGGTTTGTCGTCTCACTGATAGGGATGTTGCCCTATCTGCTGGGGGATTTTGTACCAACTTTTGCAGATGCCTTCTTTGAGACCATCTCGGGCTTTACGACGACAGGCGGGACGATCCTCACAGACATCGAAGCCCTCCCTCGGAGCATCCTCTTCTGGCGAAGTGTGACACAGTGGGTCGGCGGTATCGGGATCGTCGTCTTTGTCGTGGCACTCGTACCCATCATGGGCGGCAGTGCCTCACTTCTGTACAATAGCGAGACCACAGGTGTCACCCACGAACGCTTCCTGCCACGAGTGGGGATGATGGCGAAATGGGTCTCACTCATCTATGTCGGTCTGAGCATGCTCTGTGTCCTTCTCCTCTGGGCCGGCCCCATGGGACTTTATGATGCCGTCTGTCACGCCACGACCTGCATCTCCACAGGAGGCTTCTCTCCTCGCAATGCTTCTATCGCAGCGTACGACTCCTTCTATATACAGGTCATCACCGTCATCTTCATGCTCTGTGGGGCGACCAACTTCTCGCTCCTCTACTTTGCGCTCAGAGGGAGAGGAGCCAAGCTCTTTACGGATGTCGAATTCAGAGCCTTCCTTGCCATCATCGGTGTACTCACGCTGATAGCATCGTTGTTCCTATTCTTCAAGGGTGTAAAGCCCACTCTCTTCGAAGCGGTCTGGGGTGCATTCTATCACATCGTCAGTATCATCACCTCCACGGGGTATGTCTTGGATGACTACAACAACTGGTACCCCTTCTTCAGCTTCGTCATGCTCTTTGCGATGTTTGTCGGAGGTTGTGCCGGCTCTACCAGTGGGGGGCTCAAGGTCGCACGCTTCATCATCCTCGGCAAGAATCTCCGCAACGAGTTTCACAAACGCACACACCCCAATGCCATGCTCCCCGTCCGCATAGACGGACACCCCATACCCGGGAAGGTCGTCCATCAGGTCTTGGCCTTCTTCTTCGCCTACCTCTGCCTGATGATGATAGGCGCAGTGATTGTCAGCATGGATGGCTTCACTGTGGAGGAGAGCATCTCCGCTGCCTTGACCTCTATCTCGAACACAGGGCCGGGCATCGGCACTTTCGGTCCGGTGAACAACTTTGCGAGCCTCTCCTCACACTCCAAGATCCTCCTCAGCGTGATCATGGTCATGGGACGTCTGGAGATCTTCACCGTCCTCACCATCATCCTACCCAGCTTCTGGCGCAGCTAA